A genomic window from Companilactobacillus alimentarius DSM 20249 includes:
- a CDS encoding MarR family winged helix-turn-helix transcriptional regulator — translation MKNIGYLAQDISILHRQYYKDTREKFNEISLNPTAACILLAVSDYENISQNQVARSLVIDKGLATREINKMDKLNYLSKADGAGKTKILNLTTEGKKIVERVQKIRSQWWEDRFAKAGIQKDSPLVSSIESVVSTIVDPIEN, via the coding sequence ATGAAAAACATTGGCTATTTAGCACAAGATATTTCGATCTTACATCGACAATATTATAAGGATACGAGGGAGAAGTTCAATGAAATCAGCCTTAATCCGACAGCAGCCTGTATTCTGCTAGCTGTAAGCGACTATGAAAACATCAGTCAGAACCAAGTGGCTCGTTCTTTAGTAATTGACAAGGGGTTGGCAACTCGTGAGATCAATAAAATGGATAAATTAAATTATCTCAGTAAAGCTGATGGAGCAGGGAAAACTAAGATCTTGAATCTGACAACTGAGGGTAAAAAAATCGTTGAAAGAGTCCAAAAGATTCGCAGTCAATGGTGGGAAGATCGTTTTGCCAAAGCGGGTATTCAAAAAGATAGCCCACTAGTTTCTTCCATAGAGTCAGTCGTCTCAACAATCGTTGATCCAATTGAAAATTAA
- a CDS encoding metal-dependent transcriptional regulator, with amino-acid sequence MNDLNFLRLIFELGGSFQNVNNIDLAVKANVSKASISDRTQHLSKLGLVKYTKYYGSKLTKKGLNAVVPLIQQHRLLETWLYEKLNIPLSDIYDKATILSEAPDLLLIDRLNTYLEYPQTCPHGNIIPINNAIPEFSKNSLLSNQNISDTTFKITNFTEDDYLFKILSNIDIKLSDEIKILNINDYDHSMVILNQRNNLKQILPKNITKMIRIETVKETQKSV; translated from the coding sequence TTGAACGATCTTAACTTTTTAAGACTAATCTTTGAATTAGGCGGAAGTTTCCAAAACGTCAATAACATTGACCTAGCCGTTAAAGCTAATGTAAGCAAGGCCTCAATCTCCGACCGAACTCAGCATCTATCAAAATTAGGCTTGGTTAAATATACTAAGTATTACGGCAGCAAGTTAACAAAAAAGGGGTTAAATGCCGTTGTCCCATTGATTCAGCAACACCGACTACTGGAGACTTGGCTCTATGAAAAATTAAATATCCCATTAAGTGACATCTATGATAAGGCTACGATTTTGAGTGAAGCACCCGATTTATTACTAATTGATCGATTAAACACTTATCTAGAGTATCCTCAGACTTGCCCACACGGTAACATCATTCCAATTAATAATGCTATTCCTGAATTTTCCAAGAACTCACTACTGTCGAATCAAAATATTTCTGACACTACTTTTAAAATCACCAATTTCACTGAGGATGACTACCTCTTTAAGATTCTCAGCAATATTGATATTAAGCTATCTGATGAGATTAAGATTCTTAATATCAATGATTATGATCACTCGATGGTCATCTTGAATCAACGCAACAATCTCAAACAGATTTTGCCGAAAAATATTACTAAGATGATTCGTATCGAGACTGTCAAAGAGACGCAAAAAAGCGTTTGA